A region of the Chryseobacterium cucumeris genome:
CGCTTGTAGTGGCAGCTCCTACATATAATATCATTGATGAATTAAAAGCTGAAGGAGACTGGGAATTACTGGAAAAATATTCCGGTTTTGAATTTGATGACAACGCTCCAAAAGGAGAAGCACGTACAGAGTACAAAAACGTAATGTACCTTGAGCGCCCGGGATGTAACCTTTGTATGGGTAACCAGGAAAAAGCAGCTAAAGGAGATACTGTTTTAGCAACTTCTACCCGTCTTTTCCAGGGAAGAGTAGTTGAAGATTCTGAACGTAAAAAAGGAGAATCCCTGCTTGCTTCAACTCCCGTTGTTGTTCTTTCCGCAATCATCGGAAGAATTCCTAGCATCGATGAGTATAAAACTGCTGTTGAGGGAATTGACCTTACTACTTTTGTTCCTTCTATTAAAGAATTAACAAGTACAAGCGCTCACTAAGAGATTGATAATAAGTCGCAAGACTATTGAATAACTATATTATTGGAAGATTTTAGTCCTTAAGGATTTAAAATCTTCCATTTTTTTGTTTAGAACGTTTCTATTTTATGATAGTTACGTTTTTTTTTCGATAAAAGCTGGAAAATAAATTCTAATTTTTCTTAAATTGAAAGTTATAAAATCTATTGATTTCAGAATCAAAAATGCCCTGTTTATGGATTATAGGAACGTTTTTTGATGCATAGATAAGTGATTTTCTTTTTCAACATCAGAGAAAGAAGCATTAAAAGAACAAGAACAAAACTAAAATACGATATGACTTTTGATATTGATATGATCAAAAAGGTGTACGAACGTTACCCTGAAAGAATTGCAGCAGCAAGACAAATTGTGGGAAAACCTCTTACCCTTTCAGAAAAAATCCTTTACACCCACCTTTGGGAAGGAAATGCTACACAAGCGTATGAAAGAGGAAACTCTTATGTGGACTTCGCACCGGACAGAGTAGCGATGCAGGATGCTACCGCACAGATGGCACTTTTACAGTTTATGCAGGCAGGAAAAGCTAAAGTGGCTGTTCCTTCTACTGCGCACGCGGATCACCTTATCCAGGCTAAAGTAGGTGCTGATAAAGACTTACAGGAAGGGATCAACAAAAACTCCGAGGTATTCAACTTCTTAAGCTCTGTATGTGATAAATACGGAATCGGATTCTGGAAACCGGGAGCAGGTATTATTCACCAGGTTGTCCTGGAAAACTATGCATTTCCCGGAGGAATGATGATTGGTACCGACTCGCATACGGTAAACGCCGGCGGACTGGGAATGGTTGCCATTGGTGTAGGAGGTGCTGATGCGGTAGACGTAATGGCAGGAATGGCCTGGGAACTTAAAATGCCTAAACTTATCGGAGTAAAATTAACCGGTAAAATGAATGGATGGACTTCTGCAAAAGACGTGATCTTAAAAGTTGCCGGAATTCTTACCGTAAAGGGAGGTACAGGATGTATCGTGGAATATTTCGGTGAAGGTGCAGAATCTCTTTCCGCAACGGGTAAAGGAACGATCTGTAACATGGGTGCTGAAATCGGGGCTACCACGTCTACTTTCGGATATGATGATTCTATGAGAAGATATCTTTCCGCTACAGGAAGACAGGACGTAGTAGATGCCGCTGATAAAATTGCAGAGCACTTAACAGGTGATGCTGAAGTATATGCTAACCCTGAACAATATTTCGATCAATTAATAGAAATCAACCTTTCTGAACTGACTCCTCACTTAAACGGACCTTTCACTCCGGACTTAGCGACTCCTGTTGCTGAATTCAGAGCTAAAGCTGAAGCTAACGGATGGCCATTAGAAGTGGAATGGGCGCTTATCGGTTCTTGTACCAACTCTTCTTATGAAGATTTATCAAGAGCGGCTTCCATTGTAGAAGATGCAGTATCAAAAGGCGTTAAACCTAAAGCTATCCTGGGAATCAATCCAGGTTCTGAACAGGTAAAATTCACAGCAGAAAGAGACGGATTCCTGGATTCTTTCAGAAAATTTGAAAACGCAAGAATTTTTACCAATGCCTGTGGACCATGTATCGGACAATGGGACAGAGAAGGTGCGGAAAAAGGAGAGAAAAACTCTATTATCCACTCTTTCAACAGAAACTTTGCGAAAAGAGCTGACGGTAACCCAAATACCCATGCATTTGTAGCTTCTCCTGAAATGGTAGCTGCTGTAGCGATCTCAGGAAGATTGGATTTCAACCCGATTACGGATACATTAACTAACGAAGCAGGTGAACAGGTAAAACTTAACGAGCCTAAAGGTTTCGAACTTCCTTCAAAAGGATTTGCTGTAGACGACAACGGATACCAGGCTCCATCAGAGGACGGTTCTAAAGTTGTTGTGAATGTAAGCCCAACTTCAGACAGACTTCAGTTATTGGAAGAATTTCCGGCATGGGACGGTAAAAACATTACAGGAGCAAGAGTATTGATCAAAGCTTTCGGAAAATGTACTACCGACCACATTTCTATGGCTGGACCATGGCTGAAATACAGAGGTCACCTGGATAATATTTCAAACAACATGTTGATTGGAGCAGTGAATGCTTACAACATGGAGACCAATAAAGTTAAAAGTGAATTAACCGGTGAATACGGTGAAGTTCCGGCTGTACAAAGAGCTTATAAAGCGGCTGGTATTCCAACAATCGTTGTAGGAGACCAGAATTATGGTGAAGGTTCTTCAAGAGAGCATGCTGCCATGGAGCCAAGACATTTAGGAGTGAAAGCTGTATTG
Encoded here:
- a CDS encoding aconitate hydratase; translated protein: MTFDIDMIKKVYERYPERIAAARQIVGKPLTLSEKILYTHLWEGNATQAYERGNSYVDFAPDRVAMQDATAQMALLQFMQAGKAKVAVPSTAHADHLIQAKVGADKDLQEGINKNSEVFNFLSSVCDKYGIGFWKPGAGIIHQVVLENYAFPGGMMIGTDSHTVNAGGLGMVAIGVGGADAVDVMAGMAWELKMPKLIGVKLTGKMNGWTSAKDVILKVAGILTVKGGTGCIVEYFGEGAESLSATGKGTICNMGAEIGATTSTFGYDDSMRRYLSATGRQDVVDAADKIAEHLTGDAEVYANPEQYFDQLIEINLSELTPHLNGPFTPDLATPVAEFRAKAEANGWPLEVEWALIGSCTNSSYEDLSRAASIVEDAVSKGVKPKAILGINPGSEQVKFTAERDGFLDSFRKFENARIFTNACGPCIGQWDREGAEKGEKNSIIHSFNRNFAKRADGNPNTHAFVASPEMVAAVAISGRLDFNPITDTLTNEAGEQVKLNEPKGFELPSKGFAVDDNGYQAPSEDGSKVVVNVSPTSDRLQLLEEFPAWDGKNITGARVLIKAFGKCTTDHISMAGPWLKYRGHLDNISNNMLIGAVNAYNMETNKVKSELTGEYGEVPAVQRAYKAAGIPTIVVGDQNYGEGSSREHAAMEPRHLGVKAVLVKSFARIHETNLKKQGMLGITFANEADYDKILEDDVVNFLDLDQFAPGKQLTLEFIHTDGTKDIIMANHTYNDQQIDWFKAGSALNLIKQQEK